The genomic DNA GGCTGTTCACCTTCTGCCGGAGTTTCACGCGCCCCCGCGGCGAGCGATGGGTGACCGGACGGCGCGGCCGGATCCTCGGCGGCGCGGTCATCGGCACCGCGGGGTTCCTGATCGCGATCCCCTTCATCGGCGTGCCGCTGAACAACACGATCCCCGGGTTCGCCGCCGTCTTCGCGTGCATCGCCGAGCTCGAGCGGGACGCGGCGATGCTCTGGGTCGCGCTCGCGTGGCTCGTGCTCTCGGTCGCCTACTTCACGTTCGTCGTGTGGCTCGTCTTCGTCGTCGGCGTGAACGCCTTCGAGTGGCTGGGCTGGGGGAAGGGCTCCGCCTAGCGCTTCAGCGCCTCCGCGAGGGCGGCCTTCGCCTCCTCCGCCGCGCCGGACAGGTCGAGGCCGACGTAAAGCGACAGAAGCGCGGCCTTCGCGTTCAGGGCCGCCGCGTGTTTCGCGGGATCGAACGGCGTCGCCTTCCAGACCGCCGCCTCGAGCGCCGCCAGGCGATTGGCCCAGGATGCAAACGCCGCGACGTCGAAGTCCTTCCGCCGCGTGAGGGAGACCACCGCCGCCGCCAGGCGCTCGGGCTCTGCGCGCACGAACGGCTCCGTCGTCGTCTCGAGCTTCGCGGCGATCGCCTCGAGGATCCGCGCGGCCTGCGCCGGCGCGAGGTGCGGGCTGCGACCGAGGAACTTCAGCCAGTCGGCGGTGTGCGCGGCCGCATGCGCCCAGCCCGCCCCCTCGACCCAGCCGCGCAGGTCCTTCTCCCCGGCGAGGTACGTCAACGCCGCGTCGAGGTCGGCGTCGAACGCCGCCTTGTCGCGCCAGGGCTGCTTCAGGTCGGCGGCCGCGGCGATCGACAGCGCCAGCGCCGAGAACGAGCGCAGGAACACGCGGTCGTCCCCCGTCGCTCCGAGGCCGCATCGCAGGTGGTCCCGCCAGCGCGCCGTCGCCGCCGCGAGCGCGGCGTCGGAGACCTTCCGCTCGCGGTAGACCCACGCGACCACCGTTTCGAACCCCACGCCGTCGCGCACGTCCGGATCGCGCGAGGCGAACAGGGCGTCGAGCTCGAGGAACGCGGCGTCGGAAGGCGCGATCGACTTCCACGCCGCGGCGTCCCGCGTCGTCGGGAGGGTGCACGCGTCGAGGGAGGCGGCGGCGGCGAGCACGACGGCGGCGATCACGGGGCCGACGTTACCGCGGCAAGCGCCCTCGGTCGCGCCGGGAGCAGCGCGTCGATCTTCCGGAGCAGGGAATCGAGCCCGAGCCGGGTCGTCGCGGAGATGGCGAGGGCGCCGTGCCCGCGCGCGAGGGACGCGCGTTCCTCCTCGGGGACGAGGTCGATCTTGTTGAGGACCGTCAGGCGCGGAATCTCGTGGTACCCGAGGTCGGTCAGGATCCCCACGACGGCGGCGATCTGCTGCGGATGGTTCGGGTGCGAGGCGTCCACGAGGTGGACCAGCAGGTCCGAGCCCTCGATCTCCTCGAGCGTCGCGCGGAACGCGGCGACGAGGTCCTTCGGGAGATCGCGGATGAACCCCACGGTGTCGTTGATCACCACGTCGCGCTCGCGCGGCAGCCGCAGGCGCCGCGACGACGGATCGAGGGTCGCGAACATCCGGTGCTCGACGAAGACCTCGCTCTTGGTGAGGACGTTGAGCAGCGTGCTCTTCCCCGCGTTGGTGTAGCCCACGAGCGACACGACCGGGACGTCGCGCTCGCGCCGGCGCGAGCGCCGCTGCTCGCGCCGCGTCCGTTCCGCGTCGAGCATCTTCTCCAGGTTGCGGATACGGTCGCGTACGCGCCGGCGGTCGACCTCGAGCTTCTGCTCGCCGGGACCGCGGCCGCCGATGCCCCCCTCCAGGCGCGACAGCCCCGAGTCGCCGCGCGTCATGAGGCGCGGCAGCAGGTACTTGAGCTGCGCGAGCTCCACCTGGATCTTCCCCTCGTGGGTGCGGGCGCGGCGCGCGAAGATGTCGAGGATCAGCTGCGAGCGGTCGAGCACCTTGAGCGCGGTCGCCTCGGCGATCGCGCGCGCCTGCGCGGGGGTGAGGTCCTGGTCAGCGACGATGAAGTCGGCCTGCAGGCGCGTCGCCCGGACCATCAGCTCCTCGAGCCGCCCGGCCCCCATCCACGTCCGCGAGTCGTAGGACTGGCGGCGCTGGAGGATGCGGTCGACGACGGCGAGATCGCTCGAATCCGCCAGCTCGGCGAGCTCGTCGAGCGACTCCTCCGCGGCGTCGCGTTTTCCGGTCGTGACGTGGACGAGGATCGCGCGGCCGGCCTTCCCCGAGACCTTGGTCCTCGAGCGCCTCCGCTCGAACTCCTTCTCGAGCGCGCGGATCATGTCGAGGAAGTCGTCGTCGAGCTCGTACGCGGGGCGCGGGGGGAACAGGCGGTACCGGGCGCCGTCGGCGACGACGTCCCGGGACTCCCGGCGGCTCTCCTGCGGCGCCGACGGTTCGGCCTTCACCGACTCGTCGGCGGGGAGCAGGTGAGCGACGCGCACGGGGCCCGCCTCGCCCTCGGAACCGAGCGCG from Candidatus Polarisedimenticolaceae bacterium includes the following:
- the hflX gene encoding GTPase HflX, with the translated sequence MSHDLAREIVQLDRLVGRRVGVLIDRLGRVEAVAVGDAKRVAVPREPSAPKGRERFSTLRWVYTREKDEALAPSDLTPIALHRLDAMAAIALGSEGEAGPVRVAHLLPADESVKAEPSAPQESRRESRDVVADGARYRLFPPRPAYELDDDFLDMIRALEKEFERRRSRTKVSGKAGRAILVHVTTGKRDAAEESLDELAELADSSDLAVVDRILQRRQSYDSRTWMGAGRLEELMVRATRLQADFIVADQDLTPAQARAIAEATALKVLDRSQLILDIFARRARTHEGKIQVELAQLKYLLPRLMTRGDSGLSRLEGGIGGRGPGEQKLEVDRRRVRDRIRNLEKMLDAERTRREQRRSRRRERDVPVVSLVGYTNAGKSTLLNVLTKSEVFVEHRMFATLDPSSRRLRLPRERDVVINDTVGFIRDLPKDLVAAFRATLEEIEGSDLLVHLVDASHPNHPQQIAAVVGILTDLGYHEIPRLTVLNKIDLVPEEERASLARGHGALAISATTRLGLDSLLRKIDALLPARPRALAAVTSAP
- a CDS encoding exopolysaccharide biosynthesis protein, which codes for MKNWEELHEALRDCARRARDKHLTIGEVLDGLGEASYPFLAILFAVPMLVPVSLGPVATAAGISLAALGFQLMTGRPEPWLPRRVRAIVLPEKVWLVLIGGALRLFTFCRSFTRPRGERWVTGRRGRILGGAVIGTAGFLIAIPFIGVPLNNTIPGFAAVFACIAELERDAAMLWVALAWLVLSVAYFTFVVWLVFVVGVNAFEWLGWGKGSA
- a CDS encoding DUF2785 domain-containing protein translates to MIAAVVLAAAASLDACTLPTTRDAAAWKSIAPSDAAFLELDALFASRDPDVRDGVGFETVVAWVYRERKVSDAALAAATARWRDHLRCGLGATGDDRVFLRSFSALALSIAAAADLKQPWRDKAAFDADLDAALTYLAGEKDLRGWVEGAGWAHAAAHTADWLKFLGRSPHLAPAQAARILEAIAAKLETTTEPFVRAEPERLAAAVVSLTRRKDFDVAAFASWANRLAALEAAVWKATPFDPAKHAAALNAKAALLSLYVGLDLSGAAEEAKAALAEALKR